TGGGAGCCGAAACGCACGCCCTGGGCGGCGGCACCCGCGTCTTCCGCTTCGGCGTGCAGGCGGGGCAGCCGGACCGTCCCGTGCTGGTCCTCACGCACGCCGACACCGTCTGGCCGCACGGCACGCTGGAACACATGCCGCTGCGCGTGGACGGCGAGCGCCTGTACGGCCCCGGCACGTACGACATGAAGGCCGGCATCGTGGGCCTGTTCCACGCGCTGCGCGCCCTGGACGGCCACTGGCCGCGCGGGGGCATCACGGTCCTGCTGTCCCCGGACGAGGAGATCGGCAGTCCCGGCAGCCGCGCCCACATCGAACGCGCCGCCCACGAGGCGCGGGTCGCGCTGGTCGTCGAGCCGCCCGTCGCGGACACCCACGCCCTGAAAACCGGACGCAAGGGCACCGGCGACTTCAGCCTCACCCTGACCGGCGTCGCCAGTCACGCCGGGAACCGCCCGGAGGACGGCGCGAGCGCGGTCACGGCCGCCGCGCAGGCCGTGCTGGACCTGCAGGCACTCGCCCGGCCGGACGTCGGCACGACCGTCAGCGTGGGCCTGATCAGCGGCGGCAGCGCCGTGAACGTCATTCCCGCCCACTGCACGCTGCACCTGGACCTGCGGGTCAGTACCCTCGCGGAGGCCGAACGGGTGGACGCCGCCGTGCGCGCCTGGACGCCCCGCGACCCGCGCGTGACCGTGCAGGTCGCCGGCGGCCTGAACCGCCCGCCCTTCGA
The DNA window shown above is from Deinococcus sp. LM3 and carries:
- a CDS encoding M20 family metallopeptidase; its protein translation is MPEFDTPDLNAMQADLRTLASIESPSGDPVAVQRVMDVVEDWARDLGAETHALGGGTRVFRFGVQAGQPDRPVLVLTHADTVWPHGTLEHMPLRVDGERLYGPGTYDMKAGIVGLFHALRALDGHWPRGGITVLLSPDEEIGSPGSRAHIERAAHEARVALVVEPPVADTHALKTGRKGTGDFSLTLTGVASHAGNRPEDGASAVTAAAQAVLDLQALARPDVGTTVSVGLISGGSAVNVIPAHCTLHLDLRVSTLAEAERVDAAVRAWTPRDPRVTVQVAGGLNRPPFEQSEGTLALYAQARDIALELGFDLPSAVVGGGSDGNFTAPIIPTLDGLGAPGDGAHAAHEHVRLDRWPDHVRLLTRLLREV